A single window of Methanobacterium sp. DNA harbors:
- a CDS encoding peptidoglycan-binding protein: SPRHRSVQTWNNGKWVDYHNVPWVGSPTARGSAETVIKGN, from the coding sequence TTCACCTAGACATAGATCAGTCCAGACCTGGAATAACGGTAAATGGGTTGATTATCATAATGTTCCATGGGTTGGATCACCTACTGCTCGTGGAAGTGCTGAAACAGTGATCAAAGGTAATTAA